Part of the Deltaproteobacteria bacterium genome, CCTTCCTTGGCCATTTGCCAAGCCTCTCCCTGGTAATAGAGAGCATAATCCGCAAGTTTGGCATGGACCTCCCTCGCCCGGGCAAAAACTTGTGCGGCTTCCGGCCAGCGATGCAGAGCCCGTAGTACCTGGGCCTGCATAAAAATCGCATCCGCCTGGAAAGAATGGTGGGGATAATTTTCTTCCAGTCTTTGGAGGATGGGTAAGGCTTGAAGGTATTCTTTTTTCTTATAGAGAGCGAGAGCATTTCCCCATTCTTGGTCAGGGGTCCCGCTGGTCGCAACGGGGGGGAAGGCGTTCCATGGGAGTAAAAAGCCAAGGATCAATAAAAGGATAATGGAAGCAAAAGATAGTTGTTTTGGGTTTTTCACAATCGGTTTATGGAGATCAAGTCTCCTGGTTTTAGGCCCAGAGTCAATTGGGCGTTGCCGCGATTGACGGCGATCTCCAGCAACCCCGCGCTCCCGAAGAGAGCCAGGGGCTGACCGGGATGAACATCAGGGTAAGTTTCCTGGAGCCGATCGATGCGCCAGCTTTTTCCTTTGATTTGCCAAGGCCGATCTCCGATCTGGGGTCCGTATTCTCCACGGGATATATTCGTAATCAAATTACCGAAGGCATCAGCGAAGAGAATCCGGCCCAACAAAAAAATGTCCTTCTTTTTTTAAAACAACTGGCTTGCGCTGAGTGCC contains:
- a CDS encoding SAM-dependent chlorinase/fluorinase codes for the protein MLGRILFADAFGNLITNISRGEYGPQIGDRPWQIKGKSWRIDRLQETYPDVHPGQPLALFGSAGLLEIAVNRGNAQLTLGLKPGDLISINRL